A single region of the Chitinophaga niabensis genome encodes:
- a CDS encoding response regulator transcription factor encodes MKVLLIEDNEELASSISEFLGREGYICEVSYNITDAQDKLISFQYDCVLLDIMLPDGNGLQLLSFIRAERIQSSILILSAKNSLDDKIAGLEEGADDYLTKPFHLPELHARLRAIYRRKKLNGSNIIAFNEISLNIDTLEATVNGQLLDMTRKEFDLLLYFVVNKNRVLSRQSIAAHLWGDYTDNFANFDFVYQHVKNIRKKISAANGTDYIGTVYGLGYKFNTSKQ; translated from the coding sequence ATGAAAGTCTTGCTGATAGAGGATAACGAAGAACTGGCCAGCAGTATTTCTGAATTTCTGGGGAGAGAGGGGTATATCTGCGAAGTGAGCTATAATATCACGGATGCCCAGGATAAGCTGATCTCATTTCAATATGATTGTGTGCTGCTGGATATCATGTTGCCGGACGGGAATGGATTACAGCTCCTGTCTTTTATAAGAGCGGAGCGCATACAAAGCAGCATCCTGATACTGTCTGCCAAAAACTCGCTGGACGATAAGATCGCCGGACTGGAAGAGGGTGCGGATGATTATCTCACTAAACCTTTCCATCTTCCGGAACTGCATGCCCGCCTGCGCGCCATTTACCGCCGCAAAAAGCTGAACGGGAGCAATATTATTGCCTTTAATGAAATAAGTTTGAATATAGATACACTGGAAGCTACGGTGAACGGGCAATTACTGGATATGACGCGGAAGGAGTTTGACCTGCTCCTGTATTTTGTGGTGAACAAGAACAGGGTACTTTCCCGCCAATCCATTGCCGCACATCTCTGGGGGGATTATACAGACAATTTTGCGAACTTTGATTTTGTATACCAGCACGTAAAAAATATCAGGAAAAAGATCAGCGCAGCAAATGGTACGGATTATATTGGAACAGTGTACGGGCTGGGATACAAGTTTAATACATCAAAGCAATGA
- a CDS encoding protein-disulfide reductase DsbD domain-containing protein, giving the protein MKKLLVALCLFALPVLALAQEENPVKWAFSSKKVNATTYEVIATATIEKGWHVYAQEAGEGPIPTTFKFAKNPLVVPTGKVKEVGKLHKAFDKNFDSELKYYENTVSFVQTVTVKGKAATKLKGSVEFMVCDDHQCLPPTEVEFAFNVGGK; this is encoded by the coding sequence ATGAAGAAATTACTCGTTGCATTGTGCTTATTTGCACTGCCCGTGCTGGCTTTAGCACAGGAAGAAAACCCGGTTAAATGGGCGTTCTCCTCTAAGAAGGTAAATGCCACTACATATGAAGTGATTGCCACTGCCACTATTGAAAAAGGCTGGCACGTATATGCACAGGAAGCTGGCGAAGGCCCGATCCCTACCACTTTTAAATTTGCCAAAAACCCGCTGGTGGTACCCACCGGTAAAGTAAAAGAAGTGGGTAAACTGCATAAAGCATTCGATAAGAACTTTGATTCAGAACTGAAGTATTATGAAAACACCGTTTCCTTTGTACAAACAGTTACTGTAAAAGGGAAAGCGGCTACAAAGCTGAAAGGCTCTGTAGAGTTTATGGTCTGCGACGATCACCAATGCCTGCCACCTACAGAAGTAGAATTCGCTTTTAATGTAGGAGGAAAGTAA
- a CDS encoding trigger factor — translation MATVTRENIGLLNDKITVKVSQEDYLPNFEKAVKHFSKTANIPGFRKGQVPAGMIKKMSGQALFQDEVLKTVEKELMGYLQTEKLEIFAQPLSLDAEAKNFNYAQPEAYDFNFEIGLKPSFDATPLLDKTTLTRYNVKVTDEIVAQELERLQLKGGKMSEPETITSEDNVLTLEFLESDAKGNVAEGAEKKENSLLVKYFSKDVQDKLQGKKAGDTLNIQLGKAFDKERIEFIQKDLGLANEKDAAKKYFQLTITKVGLIEKRELNEEFFKEVYPGQDITTVEAFKDKLKEEIGKYWKQEATNHLHNELFETLVHETPIELPKEFLKRWLQKGGEKPKTAEEAEHEYPNFDHQLRWTLISDKLIRDNSLEVSFEELKENARTKIMGYYGIGGEQAEWLDSYLDRLLQDEKYVDQTYREMITQKLFDWAETKVNVKEEEITADEFVKLPHKHHHHEH, via the coding sequence ATGGCAACCGTAACCAGAGAGAACATTGGTTTATTAAATGATAAGATCACTGTGAAAGTGAGCCAGGAAGACTACCTTCCCAATTTCGAGAAAGCCGTAAAGCACTTTTCTAAAACAGCTAATATTCCGGGTTTCCGTAAAGGTCAGGTTCCTGCGGGCATGATCAAAAAAATGAGCGGCCAGGCCCTGTTCCAGGACGAAGTACTGAAAACCGTTGAAAAGGAACTGATGGGTTACCTCCAAACAGAAAAACTGGAGATCTTCGCACAACCCCTGTCTTTGGATGCAGAAGCCAAAAACTTCAACTACGCTCAACCTGAAGCATACGACTTTAACTTCGAGATCGGCCTTAAACCTTCTTTCGATGCTACCCCGCTTCTTGATAAAACCACGCTCACCCGTTATAATGTAAAGGTTACGGATGAAATAGTAGCACAGGAACTGGAACGCCTCCAGCTGAAAGGTGGCAAAATGTCCGAGCCTGAAACAATCACTTCTGAAGATAATGTACTCACCCTGGAATTCCTGGAAAGCGATGCTAAAGGCAATGTAGCTGAAGGCGCTGAAAAGAAAGAGAACTCCCTGCTGGTGAAATACTTCTCCAAAGATGTACAGGATAAACTCCAGGGCAAAAAAGCAGGTGATACCCTCAATATCCAGCTGGGTAAAGCTTTCGATAAAGAGCGCATAGAGTTTATTCAAAAGGACCTTGGGCTGGCAAATGAAAAAGATGCCGCTAAGAAATACTTCCAATTAACTATTACCAAAGTAGGACTGATCGAAAAAAGAGAACTGAATGAAGAATTCTTCAAGGAAGTTTATCCCGGCCAGGACATTACAACAGTAGAAGCATTCAAAGACAAACTGAAGGAAGAGATCGGTAAATACTGGAAACAGGAAGCTACCAACCATCTCCACAACGAACTTTTTGAAACTTTGGTGCACGAAACACCCATCGAGCTTCCTAAAGAATTCCTCAAACGCTGGCTGCAAAAAGGTGGTGAAAAACCTAAAACAGCAGAGGAAGCCGAGCACGAATACCCTAATTTCGACCATCAGCTCCGCTGGACGCTGATCAGCGATAAACTGATCCGTGATAATTCCCTGGAAGTTTCTTTCGAAGAACTGAAAGAAAATGCACGCACCAAGATCATGGGTTACTATGGTATTGGCGGCGAACAGGCAGAATGGCTGGATAGCTACCTGGACCGCCTGCTGCAGGATGAAAAATATGTTGATCAAACATACCGCGAAATGATCACTCAAAAGCTGTTTGATTGGGCAGAAACAAAGGTGAACGTGAAAGAAGAGGAAATAACCGCTGACGAATTTGTAAAATTACCTCATAAACATCACCATCATGAACATTAA
- the purQ gene encoding phosphoribosylformylglycinamidine synthase I, with translation MIDALRYDLNQDVIALWHKDKDLSMFGTEDCVLLPGGFSYGDYLRCGAIAKFSPMMQSVIEFAKKGGRVIGVCNGFQILCEAGLLPGALLKNQNQQFICKNVFMKSENTQASITKDVTGRPLMIPIAHGEGRYYADDATLDELFKHNQVLFRYCDEFGNIIEQANPNGAIRNIAGICNKERNVFGMMPHPERASSEILGNRDGQLIFQSLINNN, from the coding sequence ATGATTGATGCATTGCGTTACGACCTTAACCAGGATGTTATTGCGCTTTGGCATAAAGACAAGGATCTTAGCATGTTTGGTACGGAAGATTGCGTGCTGCTGCCAGGTGGCTTTTCTTATGGTGATTACCTGCGTTGCGGGGCTATTGCCAAATTCAGCCCTATGATGCAGAGCGTAATTGAGTTTGCCAAAAAGGGCGGCCGTGTAATAGGTGTTTGCAACGGATTCCAGATCCTTTGCGAGGCAGGTTTGTTACCAGGCGCCCTGCTGAAGAACCAGAACCAACAGTTCATCTGCAAGAATGTTTTCATGAAAAGCGAAAACACCCAGGCATCTATTACTAAAGATGTAACGGGCAGGCCGCTGATGATCCCTATCGCACATGGCGAAGGCAGGTATTATGCTGATGATGCCACCCTGGACGAACTGTTTAAACACAACCAGGTGCTTTTCCGCTATTGCGATGAGTTTGGCAATATTATTGAACAAGCTAACCCGAATGGTGCTATTCGCAACATTGCCGGGATCTGTAATAAAGAGAGAAATGTTTTTGGAATGATGCCTCACCCTGAAAGGGCTTCCAGCGAAATACTGGGTAACCGCGATGGGCAGCTGATTTTCCAGAGCCTTATCAATAACAATTAG
- a CDS encoding adenylosuccinate synthase — MVDVLLGLQWGDEGKGKIVDYFAGKYDVIARFQGGPNAGHTLYVNNQKVVLHTIPSGVFHNNTLNLIGNGVVLDPVTFKKECEKVSALGIDLKKNLYISEKTHIIVPTHRALDKASELSKGLEKIGSTLKGIGPAYMDKTGRNGLRVGDVLHADFEASYTKLKNKHLQLLANYDFSEDISEWEKEFFEAVSFLKEMNIVSGEYWLNAHLKAGKKVLAEGAQGSMLDVDFGTYPFVTSSNTISAGVCTGLGIAPKWIREVIGVTKAYCTRVGSGPFPTELEDETGETLRQAGHEFGATTGRPRRCGWIDLVALDYTCILSGVTQLVMTKSDVLDAFKDVYACTAYEINGKQTKEMPFQLNGLSIKPVLEHFAGWSTPTADSRQYNALPAEMKNFLSFVESYLGVPVQFVSNGPGRDQILEK; from the coding sequence ATGGTAGATGTACTGCTGGGGCTGCAATGGGGCGATGAAGGCAAAGGTAAGATCGTAGATTACTTTGCGGGCAAATATGATGTGATAGCCCGTTTTCAGGGTGGACCCAATGCGGGCCATACCCTGTATGTCAATAATCAGAAGGTTGTGCTGCACACCATTCCTTCCGGTGTATTCCACAATAATACCCTTAACCTCATCGGAAACGGTGTGGTACTGGATCCTGTAACCTTTAAGAAGGAATGTGAGAAAGTATCCGCGCTGGGTATTGATCTGAAGAAGAACCTTTACATCTCTGAGAAAACACATATCATTGTACCTACTCACCGTGCACTGGATAAAGCTTCCGAACTGTCCAAAGGACTGGAAAAGATCGGATCCACGCTGAAAGGCATCGGACCGGCTTATATGGACAAAACGGGCCGGAACGGATTACGTGTAGGAGACGTACTACATGCAGACTTTGAGGCATCTTATACCAAATTAAAGAACAAACACCTTCAGTTACTGGCTAATTACGACTTCAGCGAAGATATTTCCGAGTGGGAAAAAGAATTCTTTGAAGCAGTGAGCTTCCTGAAGGAAATGAATATCGTAAGCGGAGAATATTGGCTCAATGCCCATCTGAAGGCAGGAAAGAAAGTGCTGGCAGAAGGCGCACAAGGAAGTATGTTAGATGTTGACTTCGGCACCTATCCTTTCGTTACTTCTTCAAATACCATTTCAGCGGGCGTTTGCACCGGTTTGGGGATTGCGCCTAAGTGGATCAGGGAAGTGATTGGTGTAACCAAAGCATACTGTACACGGGTAGGTAGTGGTCCTTTCCCAACAGAACTGGAAGATGAAACAGGAGAAACACTCCGCCAGGCTGGTCATGAGTTTGGTGCAACAACAGGGCGTCCCCGCCGTTGTGGCTGGATTGACCTGGTAGCACTGGACTATACCTGCATTTTAAGTGGTGTTACCCAATTGGTGATGACCAAAAGTGATGTACTGGATGCTTTTAAAGATGTGTACGCTTGTACCGCATATGAAATAAATGGTAAGCAGACGAAAGAAATGCCGTTTCAACTCAATGGCCTGAGTATCAAACCAGTATTGGAACATTTCGCCGGTTGGTCCACACCAACAGCTGATAGCCGCCAATACAATGCACTACCTGCGGAAATGAAAAATTTCTTATCTTTTGTGGAAAGCTATCTGGGGGTACCTGTACAATTCGTTTCAAACGGCCCGGGACGTGACCAGATACTGGAAAAATAA
- a CDS encoding RelA/SpoT family protein, with product METVTVQKYNLDEEQEKKEIVRHYRALLRALKPRLKKGDRELVRTAFEMAADAHKDMRRKSGEPYILHPLAVAQITVEEIGLGVRSAICALLHDTVEDTEVTLEDVEREFGTEIAHIVNGLTKISTVIDSNTSTTQAENFKKILLTLADDPRVILIKLADRLHNMRTLDSMSREKQLKIASETVFVYAPLAHRLGLYIIKSELEDLAMKYTEQDKYREIARRLKETKRERTRYINEFIKPIKEVLQEEGFDFEIYGRPKSIHSIWNKIKTKGVQFEEVYDLFAIRIILDSAVEKEKADCWKVYSIITDFYHPSPERTRDWLSNPKSNGYEALHVTVMGPNGKWVEVQIRSKRMNDYAEKGVAAHWRYKEGNQTVQESKFEQWFTQIREILNSPDSNTLDFLADFKSNLFTEEIYVYTPKGDLKILPVGSTALDFAYSIHSAVGNKCIGAKVNYKLVPLSHKLRSGDQVEIITSNKQKPSDDWLNFVLTAKAKSKIKDALKEEKRKVAMDGKELLERKLDHMKVSASQYNINELVQFYKQPSPLDLYYQIAVRNIDLKELKQFNVLGDKLEPPKPVKLPEVVIEEPHQKQPSKKDAELIIFGESSDKIAYKLANCCRPIPGDDVFGFITASEGLKIHRTNCPNAAQLLAHYGHRVVKTKWVKNREISFLTGLRIVGMDDVGVIHKITNIISGELKINIAGLTIESKEGLFEGLIKVFVHDKDELEELVTRLKGLDGIQSINRLED from the coding sequence ATGGAAACTGTGACCGTTCAAAAATATAATCTCGACGAAGAGCAGGAAAAAAAAGAGATCGTCCGGCATTACCGGGCCCTGTTACGAGCCCTCAAACCCCGTTTGAAGAAAGGGGACCGTGAACTTGTACGTACCGCCTTTGAAATGGCGGCGGATGCCCATAAAGATATGCGCCGTAAATCAGGCGAGCCCTACATTCTGCATCCCCTGGCTGTTGCACAGATCACTGTGGAGGAAATAGGCCTGGGAGTACGTTCTGCTATCTGTGCCTTATTGCACGATACCGTGGAAGATACAGAAGTAACGCTGGAAGACGTGGAAAGGGAATTTGGAACTGAAATAGCCCATATCGTTAACGGGCTGACCAAAATATCTACTGTTATTGACTCCAATACCAGTACCACACAGGCAGAGAACTTCAAAAAGATATTACTGACCCTGGCAGACGATCCCAGGGTGATCCTCATTAAACTGGCAGACCGGCTGCACAATATGCGCACGCTGGATAGCATGAGCCGGGAAAAACAACTGAAGATAGCCTCCGAGACCGTATTCGTATATGCGCCCCTGGCACATCGCCTGGGCCTGTATATTATTAAGAGTGAGCTGGAAGACCTGGCCATGAAGTATACGGAACAGGATAAATACCGGGAAATTGCCCGCCGGCTCAAGGAAACCAAGCGGGAGAGGACCCGTTATATCAATGAGTTCATCAAACCTATTAAAGAGGTATTACAGGAAGAAGGTTTCGATTTCGAAATATACGGACGCCCCAAGAGCATCCATTCCATCTGGAATAAGATCAAAACCAAGGGCGTTCAGTTTGAAGAGGTGTACGACCTCTTTGCCATTCGTATTATCCTGGATTCCGCCGTGGAAAAGGAAAAGGCGGATTGCTGGAAAGTGTATTCCATCATTACAGACTTCTACCACCCCAGCCCCGAACGTACCAGGGACTGGCTCAGTAACCCCAAAAGCAATGGGTATGAGGCACTGCATGTAACTGTGATGGGGCCTAATGGTAAATGGGTGGAAGTGCAGATCAGGAGCAAGCGGATGAACGATTACGCGGAGAAAGGGGTAGCTGCTCACTGGCGTTATAAGGAAGGGAACCAAACTGTTCAGGAATCTAAATTTGAGCAGTGGTTCACCCAGATCAGGGAGATCCTGAACAGCCCGGATTCCAATACGCTGGACTTCCTGGCAGACTTTAAGAGCAACCTGTTCACGGAGGAGATCTATGTTTATACCCCCAAAGGAGATCTTAAGATACTGCCGGTAGGCTCTACTGCGCTGGATTTTGCTTACTCTATCCATAGTGCGGTGGGGAACAAGTGTATCGGGGCCAAAGTGAACTACAAGCTGGTGCCCTTAAGCCACAAGCTGCGCAGCGGAGACCAGGTGGAGATCATCACTTCCAATAAACAAAAACCCTCAGATGACTGGCTTAACTTTGTTCTAACGGCCAAAGCCAAGAGCAAGATCAAGGACGCACTGAAGGAAGAGAAGCGGAAAGTGGCCATGGACGGAAAAGAGCTGTTGGAGCGTAAGCTGGACCATATGAAAGTTTCTGCCAGCCAATACAACATCAACGAACTGGTCCAATTCTATAAACAACCATCGCCGCTGGACCTTTATTACCAGATAGCGGTACGTAATATCGATCTGAAAGAGCTCAAGCAGTTCAATGTGCTGGGAGATAAGCTGGAGCCGCCTAAACCGGTGAAACTGCCGGAGGTGGTGATAGAAGAACCCCACCAGAAGCAGCCTTCCAAGAAGGATGCGGAACTCATTATATTCGGGGAAAGCTCTGATAAAATTGCCTATAAGCTGGCCAACTGCTGCAGGCCCATCCCCGGGGATGATGTATTTGGCTTTATCACTGCCAGCGAAGGATTGAAGATCCATCGCACCAATTGCCCCAACGCTGCACAGTTGCTGGCCCATTATGGCCACCGGGTAGTGAAAACGAAATGGGTGAAGAACCGGGAAATCTCTTTCCTTACAGGCTTACGCATTGTGGGGATGGACGATGTGGGGGTGATCCACAAGATCACCAATATCATTTCCGGAGAGCTCAAGATCAACATTGCGGGGCTTACCATTGAATCAAAAGAAGGTTTATTTGAAGGTTTGATCAAAGTTTTCGTGCACGATAAGGATGAACTGGAAGAATTAGTGACCCGCTTAAAGGGCCTTGATGGCATCCAGAGCATCAACCGGCTGGAAGATTAA
- a CDS encoding TIGR01777 family oxidoreductase: protein MMDTVLITGGTGLIGRALTSLLLEKGYKVIVLSRKKMSSDHPQLRYASWDLGHKTLDTTALQEADHIIHLAGAGVADARWTSARKQEIVDSRVQSSQLLFDQLRQHPNKVRKVISASATGYYGPYTDHAFTENDPPATDFLGTTCKAWEDSVRQIETLGKKVIIFRTGIVLSLKGGALKEFHKPLKLGFATVMGSGDQFVSWIHLQDLVRLYFNAIVNDRLNGVYNAVAPHPVTNQELVTSLAHAAKGNSFITVHVPAFALKLALGEMSVEVLKSVKVSSAKIQQTGFQFSYPVVKEAVKQLIGASKA from the coding sequence ATGATGGATACGGTTTTAATTACCGGTGGCACCGGGCTTATTGGCCGGGCCCTTACCTCCCTGTTACTGGAGAAAGGATACAAAGTGATCGTTCTTTCCCGCAAAAAGATGTCGTCAGACCATCCTCAGCTAAGGTACGCCTCATGGGACCTCGGGCACAAAACACTGGATACCACAGCCTTACAGGAAGCCGATCATATCATTCATCTTGCAGGAGCCGGTGTAGCAGATGCCCGCTGGACGTCTGCCCGCAAACAGGAAATAGTAGACAGCCGTGTACAAAGCAGCCAGCTGTTATTTGATCAGCTCCGCCAGCATCCCAATAAAGTAAGAAAAGTGATCAGCGCCTCTGCCACAGGTTATTACGGGCCTTATACAGATCATGCCTTTACAGAGAACGATCCTCCGGCAACTGACTTCCTGGGTACTACCTGCAAGGCCTGGGAGGATAGTGTACGGCAGATAGAAACCCTGGGCAAAAAAGTGATCATTTTCAGGACAGGTATTGTGCTGAGCCTTAAAGGCGGCGCACTCAAAGAATTCCACAAACCGCTGAAACTGGGTTTTGCTACTGTAATGGGGAGTGGAGACCAGTTTGTTTCCTGGATCCATTTACAGGACCTGGTAAGATTGTACTTCAATGCCATCGTGAACGACAGGCTGAATGGTGTTTATAATGCGGTAGCGCCGCATCCTGTAACCAACCAGGAACTGGTAACTTCCCTGGCACATGCCGCAAAGGGAAATAGCTTCATAACAGTTCATGTACCTGCCTTTGCGCTGAAGCTCGCCCTGGGGGAAATGAGCGTTGAAGTATTGAAAAGTGTAAAGGTATCTTCTGCCAAGATCCAGCAGACGGGGTTCCAGTTCTCCTATCCCGTAGTAAAAGAAGCAGTGAAGCAATTGATCGGGGCCTCAAAGGCCTAA
- a CDS encoding protein-disulfide reductase DsbD family protein — MKYFLLFLTSLQLMLLPALRAQDADATAKHVKWTFTSEKIGEGAYTLKFKANIAEGWKLFSPSMGDDDPNTRVILDSISDVRAAITGLGYEGKELKAPEPLLDNQEIKFFEKETVVTLQVKFKGPVNDLKGTINYFILKGEEINPEETEFRFKADAAGNLSGEAGGLVASADQANKLKRDNIDLQNPVNKVGGIGNEGETNPWFIFLLGFLGGLLALVTPCVFPMIPLTVSFFTKSAQDKKKGIFNATMYGFFIFLIYILFSVPFHIAGLAEPEIFNNISTNVWLNVFFFAVFVVFAISFFGYFEITLPSGLASKADSKANKGTLVGIFFMALTLVVVSFSCTGPILGSLLAGSLGSDGGAWLLTAGMAGFGVSLALPFALFAMFPNWLSSLPKSGGWLTSVKVVLGFIEVALAIKFLSNADLVMHWGILHRETFFLIWIIIGLLTTLYLLGLIRFPHDSPVKKLGATRIFFAVIFGAFTIYLLPGVTNTKYANVRLMSGFAPPMSYSWYGNSAHEKGAVEPNVINDYDKALELAKAQNKPILIDFTGWACVNCRNMEENVWTDPEVHALIKDNYILVSLYVDDKQKLPEDEQFMHTFPDGRKKPIKTIGNKYATMQTLNFNNNSQPLYVLISPEEKLLTYPVAYTPNIQEYANWLRSGLDAFKKVKK; from the coding sequence ATGAAGTACTTTTTATTATTCCTTACCAGCCTCCAGCTCATGCTCTTGCCTGCTCTGCGTGCGCAGGATGCAGATGCCACAGCGAAGCATGTGAAGTGGACGTTTACATCCGAGAAGATAGGGGAAGGGGCGTATACCTTAAAATTCAAAGCAAACATTGCCGAAGGCTGGAAGTTGTTTTCCCCCAGTATGGGAGATGACGATCCTAATACCCGTGTTATACTGGATAGCATTAGTGATGTAAGGGCTGCGATCACAGGTTTAGGTTATGAAGGCAAAGAGCTGAAAGCGCCGGAACCTTTGCTGGATAACCAGGAAATCAAATTCTTTGAGAAAGAAACAGTAGTTACCCTGCAGGTTAAATTCAAAGGCCCGGTGAACGATCTTAAAGGAACGATCAATTACTTCATCCTGAAAGGAGAAGAGATCAACCCGGAAGAAACTGAATTCCGCTTTAAAGCAGATGCTGCCGGAAACCTTTCCGGAGAAGCAGGCGGGCTGGTAGCTTCGGCTGACCAGGCCAATAAATTGAAACGGGATAACATTGATCTGCAGAATCCTGTAAATAAAGTAGGCGGTATCGGTAACGAAGGGGAAACAAACCCCTGGTTCATCTTCCTGCTTGGATTCCTGGGAGGATTGCTGGCACTGGTAACACCTTGCGTGTTCCCTATGATCCCGCTGACAGTATCGTTCTTTACAAAGAGCGCGCAGGATAAAAAGAAAGGCATTTTCAATGCCACCATGTATGGCTTCTTTATCTTCCTGATCTATATCTTATTCAGCGTGCCTTTCCACATAGCGGGACTGGCAGAGCCTGAGATCTTCAATAATATTTCTACCAACGTTTGGCTGAACGTATTTTTCTTTGCGGTATTTGTAGTGTTTGCGATATCCTTCTTCGGATATTTTGAGATCACATTGCCCAGCGGATTAGCCAGCAAGGCAGATTCCAAAGCAAATAAAGGAACACTGGTAGGGATCTTCTTCATGGCATTAACGCTGGTTGTGGTATCGTTCTCCTGTACAGGACCTATCCTGGGTTCTTTGCTGGCAGGTTCTTTGGGTTCTGACGGCGGTGCATGGTTGCTTACTGCCGGTATGGCCGGTTTTGGCGTATCACTGGCATTACCTTTTGCACTGTTTGCGATGTTCCCGAACTGGTTAAGCTCTCTGCCAAAATCAGGCGGATGGCTTACTTCCGTAAAAGTGGTATTAGGTTTTATTGAAGTAGCGCTGGCGATTAAATTCCTTTCCAATGCAGACCTCGTGATGCACTGGGGTATCCTGCACCGCGAAACTTTCTTCCTGATCTGGATCATTATCGGATTGCTGACCACGCTCTACCTGTTAGGTTTGATCCGTTTCCCGCATGATAGCCCTGTGAAAAAGCTGGGGGCCACCAGGATCTTCTTTGCCGTTATTTTTGGCGCCTTTACTATATACCTGCTTCCGGGTGTTACCAATACTAAATATGCCAACGTAAGGCTGATGAGCGGATTCGCGCCACCGATGTCTTATAGCTGGTATGGTAACAGTGCGCATGAAAAAGGTGCGGTAGAACCCAATGTGATCAATGACTACGATAAAGCGCTGGAACTGGCCAAAGCACAGAACAAACCTATCCTCATAGACTTTACCGGATGGGCTTGCGTGAATTGCCGGAACATGGAAGAGAATGTATGGACAGATCCTGAAGTGCATGCGCTGATCAAGGATAACTACATCCTCGTTTCATTGTATGTGGATGATAAGCAGAAGCTGCCGGAAGATGAGCAGTTCATGCACACCTTCCCTGATGGCCGTAAAAAACCGATCAAAACTATCGGGAATAAGTATGCCACCATGCAGACCCTGAACTTCAACAATAACTCACAACCTTTGTATGTATTGATCAGCCCTGAAGAAAAGTTGCTGACGTACCCTGTGGCTTACACGCCCAACATCCAGGAGTATGCCAACTGGCTCAGATCAGGCCTGGATGCATTTAAAAAGGTAAAGAAATAA
- a CDS encoding anthranilate synthase component I family protein — MLSWGNRFNICCFLDNNDYRLRGQRAEALLAADAVEQLQCNAGTAFEQLRAFHAARPGWLFGHLGYDLKNETEKLSSIHPDGIQFPDLFFFRPRYLLLLEQQQVLISGEDLKETAARKIYESCLAEPETPPAAVTRASFNLEARMDETYYLAAVRSLQEHIRKGDCYEVNFCREQYAYTTIDPLLLFHRLNALSPAPFAAYYRTGDKYLVCSSPERFLRKEGSTLISQPIKGTITRATDPAADELLRQELLHNPKERAENVMIVDLVRNDLSKTAVQGTVHVDELFGIYAFPQVHHMISTVMATLDERFHFTDAIREAFPMGSMTGAPKVRVMELIEQYERTKRGLFSGAVGYITPEGNFDLNVVIRSMLYNAEHRYLSFQTGSAITFNSTPEKEWEECLLKAKALKTALGL; from the coding sequence ATGTTGAGCTGGGGCAACCGGTTCAACATTTGTTGTTTTTTAGACAATAATGATTACCGCTTAAGGGGGCAACGCGCAGAAGCATTGCTGGCAGCCGATGCTGTAGAGCAGCTGCAATGTAATGCCGGCACTGCATTTGAACAGTTGCGCGCATTTCATGCTGCCCGTCCTGGTTGGTTATTCGGCCACCTGGGTTATGATCTCAAGAACGAAACTGAAAAACTCTCTTCCATTCATCCGGATGGTATACAATTTCCTGATCTCTTCTTTTTCAGACCCCGTTATCTCCTGCTTTTAGAACAACAACAGGTATTGATCAGCGGGGAAGACCTCAAGGAAACAGCTGCCCGTAAGATCTATGAGTCCTGCCTGGCTGAACCGGAAACCCCTCCGGCAGCAGTTACCCGGGCATCTTTCAACCTGGAAGCCAGGATGGATGAAACATATTACCTGGCTGCCGTACGTTCCCTGCAGGAACACATCCGCAAAGGAGATTGTTATGAAGTGAATTTCTGCCGGGAGCAGTATGCATATACTACTATAGACCCGCTGCTATTATTCCACCGGCTCAATGCTTTATCCCCGGCCCCTTTTGCTGCCTACTACCGTACAGGAGATAAATACCTGGTTTGCTCCAGCCCTGAAAGGTTCCTGCGGAAAGAAGGCAGTACGCTCATTTCCCAGCCCATCAAAGGAACCATTACCCGCGCCACAGATCCTGCTGCGGATGAGTTGCTGCGGCAGGAATTACTGCATAATCCAAAAGAAAGGGCAGAGAATGTAATGATCGTAGACCTTGTACGTAACGATCTTTCCAAAACTGCGGTACAGGGAACAGTGCATGTGGATGAGCTTTTCGGGATCTATGCTTTTCCGCAGGTGCATCATATGATCTCAACGGTGATGGCTACACTCGACGAACGTTTCCATTTTACAGATGCCATCCGCGAAGCTTTTCCCATGGGGTCCATGACCGGCGCACCTAAGGTAAGGGTGATGGAACTGATAGAGCAATATGAAAGAACCAAACGCGGCCTGTTTTCCGGCGCTGTTGGTTACATCACGCCGGAAGGGAACTTTGATCTCAATGTAGTGATCAGGAGTATGCTGTACAATGCAGAACATCGTTACCTGTCTTTCCAGACAGGCTCTGCTATTACTTTTAATAGTACGCCGGAAAAAGAATGGGAGGAATGTCTTTTAAAAGCAAAAGCCCTGAAAACCGCATTAGGCCTTTGA